Genomic window ([Eubacterium] hominis):
TAAACGTTTTTAATTCTACTTTTAAAACAAAGAATTTATTAAAATAATGATAAACTAAATATACTTGCATACTATTGAATATTAAAACAAGTATAACTTTTAACAAAATTTCCATAGAAATCAAATACCTATCTTTCTTTTTAAATATTCATTGTATGCATCTTTTACATTCTTATTTTTAGTTCTACTTATCATATATATACTTCCATCTACCATCTGAATTTTATATCCTGAAATAATATAAATATAATTAAAATTAACAAACACACCTGAATTTACTCTTATAAATATCATTGGATTGAGTTTATTTTCTAACTCTTTCATTTTTCCATAAAATCTATATAATTTGACTTCATCATTAGTATTGACATTAATCATTCTTCCTCCTTCAGATTCAATGGATACAATATTTTCATATTTAACCTGATAGTGAATATTTTGATATTTAAAAAATAAATATTGATTATTTATCATAATTTCATTATAGGCTAAAGATAATACATTTTCTATTTCCTCTTTATTTACAGGCTTTAAAATATATCTAAATGGTGATACTGCAAAACTTTCTAATGTGTATCTATCATAGCTTGAAATATAAACAATCAGCATTTCTCGATCTTTCTTTCTAATATAGTTTGCAGTTTCTATACCGTTTATTTTATTCATTTCGATATCTAGAAAACAAAATTGATATTTAATGTCATTTTCATTTATCGCTTTAAGTAAAGCTTCTCCAGAAGTATATATATCAATATCACAATCAACCATTAATTGCCTACTATAATTTATGATATACTCTTCTATTGAAGAACAATACTTTTCGTCATCATCACAAATGCATATATTTATCATGTTATATTCCCACCATTCTATATTTTTTCATTCTAGCACAAAACTTATCCTTTAACAATTATTTCTTTTTATTAAAACAAATTTTAAAGTTTAGAGTATTTCCAATAATTCAACAAAGCCTTTAATTATAAACCTTCATTGAAAGTTTATAAATAGAAAAAGCATTACCCAAATGTATTCATTCAGGTAATGCTGATTTGTTAATCTATATTTTGATTTTTATCATCATAAGAAGATAGTATCACACTTCCCTTTTCCAGCGAAGCCTGTACATCTATGATTCTTTGATTCTTACTACCTTTAAACACTAAGCGATAGTCTTTTTCATCCATCACAAATTTGCCATCCACAAGCACATCCAGTTGTGCCAATAAAGCTTTTTTTTGAGAGTCTTGCATAAGCTCTTCAAAAGTAAAGCCACTGTATGCCCAGATATTTAAATGCATCTCTTTTGCACATTCCACAATAGGAAGTAGCGCTTCTGCCTGTAGAA
Coding sequences:
- a CDS encoding response regulator transcription factor, yielding MINICICDDDEKYCSSIEEYIINYSRQLMVDCDIDIYTSGEALLKAINENDIKYQFCFLDIEMNKINGIETANYIRKKDREMLIVYISSYDRYTLESFAVSPFRYILKPVNKEEIENVLSLAYNEIMINNQYLFFKYQNIHYQVKYENIVSIESEGGRMINVNTNDEVKLYRFYGKMKELENKLNPMIFIRVNSGVFVNFNYIYIISGYKIQMVDGSIYMISRTKNKNVKDAYNEYLKRKIGI
- the nrdG gene encoding anaerobic ribonucleoside-triphosphate reductase activating protein; translation: MANQIRLASPLQQDSFVDGPGIRMVLWTQGCMHHCPGCHNPQTHDIQGGTLYDIEDIMKEMKETHLQSGLTLSGGEPFLQAEALLPIVECAKEMHLNIWAYSGFTFEELMQDSQKKALLAQLDVLVDGKFVMDEKDYRLVFKGSKNQRIIDVQASLEKGSVILSSYDDKNQNID